Proteins encoded by one window of Channa argus isolate prfri chromosome 13, Channa argus male v1.0, whole genome shotgun sequence:
- the l1cama gene encoding neural cell adhesion molecule L1.2 isoform X3, whose product MPHTQQQQVGSRGQSSPRLLPFLFLLLSLAALPSQAAIHIPSNFKRPPIITTQPESVTVFSVEDLVMSCEAIGNPPPIFRWTKEGEEFDPGSDPELKVSENTGSFAFYTLSNTMDTLKHYQGRYVCFASNELGTAVSNEAILTIDVLPLQQKEKKVNVKSEQGSSIVLKCNPPESSMEPIIHWMDWRLHHIQLSERVVVGKDGNLYFAHLTTEDSRDDYTCNVQYLSTRTILAKEPITLTVTPSNSVVRNKRPQMMRPTGSHSTYHTLRGQTVELECIVQGLPTPDVSWHRKDGELSESRTSKDMFERRLRFNNISENDAGEYQCKANNSQGKITHTYTVIVEAAPYWIKEPVSQLYAPGETVRLDCQADGIPSPTISWTINGIPISEIDKDSRRTLTTSGSLILSDVNFGDTAIYQCRASNNHGTILTNTNVYVVELPPQILTEDGNTYTFTEGQKAMLECETFGSPKPKVTWESSSTSPLLADPRVNLLTNGGLEISNITRDDEGLYTCSVQNGNLSVSAELEVLNRTVILSPPQALKVQPGNTAIFTCLALVDPKLGSPLIQWRKNNQKLYESHSDEKYTFEGPDLIIANVNPDDEAVYTCQVITKLDMAESSGTLILYDRPDPPVRLQITEPKTRSVTLSWTPGNNHNSPVQEYVVEFEDQDMKERGWEQLKRVSGNNEHASLPLWPYMSYRFRVSAINEVGKSDPSKSSEIHNTLAEAPDNNPEDIRSESSVPETLVIAWKEMEKRNFNGPEFKYKVLWRRVLGSGPNWHTNYTMSPPFIVEDVGNYSAFEIKVQAVNEIGEGPEPDPVIGYSAENVPLEAPMDVGVELINSTTIEVIWAPIERETVRGLLLGYKIYLTRLRSRGHHRGQRAMDSESTVVVETGANEEKKVISDLRPYSHYSLAVTVFNSKGEGPSTEPMSFDTEEGVPGPPMSLMLDSPSETEITLRWMPPGHPNGVLIGYLLQYQQIVESDGSPMQVETIDDPTATHLTLKDLDRHSHYRFYLRGRTAAGDGEPLMREGATTLDGTPPANISLSVGENSVNLSWVTKKRHRNVSFQIHYLRKNDGSKWKKTERVNSSQSFYQLKGLTPGSHYHLRFTYSNNTFWETDIETEGTGVTEVQPSFATQGWFIGVVSAIVLLLLILLILCFIKRSKGGKYSVKDKEEGPMDSEARAMKDETFGAYRSLESDLEEKRTTSQPSLCEDSKLCSVDNLDFNGSSAITMELNMDESLVSQFSRPSEGPEALHGLPDNSPLNPTAVSPATNGMPNSVTILE is encoded by the exons TCAAGAGGCCTCCAATCATCACCACACAGCCGGAGTCCGTCACCGTCTTTAGTGTTGAAGACCTTGTCATGAGCTGTGAAGCCATCGGCAACCCTCCACCCAT TTTCCGATGGACAAAGGAGGGAGAGGAGTTTGACCCAGGCAGTGACCCTGAGCTGAAGGTTTCAGAGAACACTGGCTCATTTGCTTTCTACACGCTGAGTAACACTATGGACACACTGAAGCACTACCAAGGGAGATATGTTTGCTTTGCATCCAATGAGCTTGGTACAGCTGTATCTAATGAGGCCATACTCACCATTGATG TTCTCCCAttgcagcaaaaagaaaaaaaggttaatgtGAAGTCTGAACAGGGAAGCAGTATTGTTCTGAAGTGTAACCCGCCAGAGAGCTCTATGGAGCCTATCATTCACTGGATGGACTGGA GGCTACACCATATCCAGCTTAGTGAACGAGTGGTAGTAGGGAAAGATGGCAATCTTTACTTTGCCCATTTGACAACAGAGGACAGCAGAGATGACTACACCTGCAATGTCCAGTATTTGTCAACCCGCACCATTCTGGCAAAGGAGCCTATCACTCTGACTGTCACCCCCT CCAACTCAGTAGTACGGAACAAGAGGCCCCAGATGATGAGACCTACTGGAAGCCACAGTACTTACCACACCCTCAGGGGCCAAACTGTGGAGCTTGAGTGCATTGTCCAAGGCCT TCCAACTCCTGATGTGTCATGGCATAGAAAGGATGGCGAGCTATCTGAATCTCGGACATCTAAAGACATGTTTGAACGCCGCCTGCGCTTCAACAACATCTCAGAGAATGATGCGGGCGAGTACCAGTGTAAAGCAAACAACTCCCAAGGGAAGATTACCCACACTTACACTGTGATTGTGGAAg CTGCTCCCTACTGGATCAAAGAACCAGTCAGTCAGCTTTATGCTCCAGGTGAGACTGTCAGACTTGACTGCCAGGCAGATGGCATCCCCAGTCCTACCATTAGCTGGACCATCAATGGGATCCCCATTTCAG AAATCGATAAGGACTCTAGACGTACTCTGACAACAAGTGGATCTCTAATCCTCAGTGACGTCAACTTTGGGGACACTGCCATTTACCAGTGCCGGGCGTCCAACAACCATGGAACCATCCTCACCAACACCAATGTCTATGTAGTTG AGCTGCCTCCACAGATCCTTACTGAGGATGGTAATACGTACACATTTACAGAAGGCCAGAAAGCTATGTTAGAGTGTGAGACCTTTGGTTCCCCTAAACCTAAAGTCACATG GGAGAGCAGCAGCACCTCCCCCCTTCTAGCAGATCCAAGAGTTAACCTGCTAACCAATGGTGGGCTTGAGATCTCTAACATCACCCGTGATGATGAGGGCCTCTACACTTGCTCTGTACAGAACGGCAACTTGTCAGTCAGTGCAGAGCTGGAAGTGCTCA ACAGAACCGTTATCCTGTCACCTCCACAAGCTCTGAAGGTGCAGCCTGGAAACACAGCAATCTTCACCTGTCTTGCCCTAGTTGACCCCAAACTTGGCTCTCCACTCATTCAGTGGAGAAAGAACAATCAGAAGCTGTATGAGTCCCACAGTGATGAAAA ATACACATTTGAAGGACCAGACCTGATAATAGCTAATGTGAATCCAGATGATGAAGCGGTGTATACCTGTCAGGTCATCACTAAGCTGGACATGGCTGAAAGTAGTGGCACCCTCATCTTATATG ATCGTCCAGACCCTCCTGTCCGGCTTCAGATCACCGAACCTAAAACTCGTTCAGTGACTCTCAGCTGGACTCCTGGAAATAACCACAACAGCCCTGTGCAAG AGTATGTGGTTGAGTTTGAGGACCAGGACATGAAGGAAAGGGGTTGGGAACAGTTGAAGAGGGTAAGTGGGAACAATGAGCATGCCAGCCTCCCACTATGGCCCTACATGTCCTACCGTTTCCGGGTCAGTGCCATCAATGAAGTAGGCAAGAGTGATCCCAGTAAGTCATCTGAAATCCACAACACACTTGCTGAAG CCCCAGACAATAACCCTGAAGACATTAGGAGTGAGTCCTCAGTCCCAGAAACTCTTGTAATAGCTTGGAAG GAAATGGAGAAACGCAATTTCAATGGACCTGAGTTCAAGTACAAAGTGTTGTGGAGGAGAGTGTTGGGTAGTGGGCCCAACTGGCACACTAACTACACAATGTCACCACCATTCATCGTTGAAGATGTTGGCAACTACTCTGCTTTTGAGATCAAAGTTCAGGCTGTCAATGAGATAGGGGAGGGACCTGAACCAGATCCAGTTATTGGCTACTCAGcagaaaatg TTCCATTGGAGGCTCCGATGGATGTCGGTGTTGAACTAATTAACAGCACTACCATCGAAGTGATCTGGGCACCAATAGAAAGAGAGACGGTCAGAGGACTCCTGCTAGGATATAAG ATTTACTTGACTCGGCTTCGCTCCAGGGGCCACCACAGAGGCCAAAGAGCTATGGACTCAGAAAGCACTGTGGTGGTGGAGACTGGGGCTAATGAGGAGAAAAAAGTAATCAGTGATCTCAGGCCCTACTCCCACTATAGCCTTGCTGTCACTGTATTCAACAGCAAGGGAGAGGGACCTTCCACTGAGCCAATGTCCTTCGACACTGAAGAGGGAG TTCCTGGTCCTCCCATGTCCTTGATGCTTGACAGCCcatcagaaacagaaattacCCTTCGTTGGATGCCTCCTGGCCACCCCAATGGAGTCCTCATTGGATATTTACTGCAGTACCAACAGA ttGTGGAGAGCGATGGGAGCCCCATGCAGGTAGAGACAATAGACGATCCCACAGCCACCCACCTCACCTTGAAGGACCTGGACCGTCACAGCCACTACCGCTTCTACCTGAGGGGGAGAACTGCTGCTGGGGATGGAGAGCCCCTCATGAGGGAGGGTGCCACCACTTTGGATGGCA CACCTCCTGCTAACATCAGCTTGTCTGTCGGGGAAAACTCAGTTAACCTGAGCTGGGTGACCAAGAAGAGACACAGGAATGTTAGCTTCCAGATCCATTACCTCAGAAAGAATG ATGGCAGTAAATGGAAGAAGACTGAGAGGGTGAACTCCTCTCAGTCTTTCTACCAGCTTAAGGGATTGACTCCTGGCTCTCATTATCATTTACGCTTCACCTACAGCAACAACACCTTCTGGGAAACGGACATAGAGACTGAAGGAACAG GAGTGACGGAGGTGCAGCCAAGCTTCGCAACGCAGGGCTGGTTCATCGGTGTTGTCAGTGCCATTGTATTGTTGCTCCTGATACTGCTCATTCTCTGCTTCATAAAGAGGAGTAAAGGGGGGAAGTATTCAG TGAAAGATAAAGAAGAGGGCCCGATGGACTCAGAAGCACGAGCTATGAAGGATGAGACTTTTGGAGCATACAG ATCTCTAGAAAG TGATCTTGAGGAGAAGCGAACAACCAGCCAACCATCTCTGTGTGAGGATAGCAAACTGTGCAGCGTGGACAACCTGGACTTCAACGGCAGCAGTGCCATAACTATGGAGCTCAACATGGATGAGTCTCTGGTCAGCCAGTTCAGTCGGCCCAGCGAGGGACCAGAGGCACTTCATGGCCTGCCAGACAACTCACCGCTCAATCCCACCGCTGTCTCTCCGGCCACCAATGGCATGCCCAACTCAGTCACCATCCTTGAATAA
- the l1cama gene encoding neural cell adhesion molecule L1.2 isoform X1, producing MPHTQQQQVGSRGQSSPRLLPFLFLLLSLAALPSQAAIHIPSNYHISDLKRPPIITTQPESVTVFSVEDLVMSCEAIGNPPPIFRWTKEGEEFDPGSDPELKVSENTGSFAFYTLSNTMDTLKHYQGRYVCFASNELGTAVSNEAILTIDVLPLQQKEKKVNVKSEQGSSIVLKCNPPESSMEPIIHWMDWRLHHIQLSERVVVGKDGNLYFAHLTTEDSRDDYTCNVQYLSTRTILAKEPITLTVTPSNSVVRNKRPQMMRPTGSHSTYHTLRGQTVELECIVQGLPTPDVSWHRKDGELSESRTSKDMFERRLRFNNISENDAGEYQCKANNSQGKITHTYTVIVEAAPYWIKEPVSQLYAPGETVRLDCQADGIPSPTISWTINGIPISEIDKDSRRTLTTSGSLILSDVNFGDTAIYQCRASNNHGTILTNTNVYVVELPPQILTEDGNTYTFTEGQKAMLECETFGSPKPKVTWESSSTSPLLADPRVNLLTNGGLEISNITRDDEGLYTCSVQNGNLSVSAELEVLNRTVILSPPQALKVQPGNTAIFTCLALVDPKLGSPLIQWRKNNQKLYESHSDEKYTFEGPDLIIANVNPDDEAVYTCQVITKLDMAESSGTLILYDRPDPPVRLQITEPKTRSVTLSWTPGNNHNSPVQEYVVEFEDQDMKERGWEQLKRVSGNNEHASLPLWPYMSYRFRVSAINEVGKSDPSKSSEIHNTLAEAPDNNPEDIRSESSVPETLVIAWKEMEKRNFNGPEFKYKVLWRRVLGSGPNWHTNYTMSPPFIVEDVGNYSAFEIKVQAVNEIGEGPEPDPVIGYSAENVPLEAPMDVGVELINSTTIEVIWAPIERETVRGLLLGYKIYLTRLRSRGHHRGQRAMDSESTVVVETGANEEKKVISDLRPYSHYSLAVTVFNSKGEGPSTEPMSFDTEEGVPGPPMSLMLDSPSETEITLRWMPPGHPNGVLIGYLLQYQQIVESDGSPMQVETIDDPTATHLTLKDLDRHSHYRFYLRGRTAAGDGEPLMREGATTLDGTPPANISLSVGENSVNLSWVTKKRHRNVSFQIHYLRKNDGSKWKKTERVNSSQSFYQLKGLTPGSHYHLRFTYSNNTFWETDIETEGTGVTEVQPSFATQGWFIGVVSAIVLLLLILLILCFIKRSKGGKYSVKDKEEGPMDSEARAMKDETFGAYRSLESDLEEKRTTSQPSLCEDSKLCSVDNLDFNGSSAITMELNMDESLVSQFSRPSEGPEALHGLPDNSPLNPTAVSPATNGMPNSVTILE from the exons TCAAGAGGCCTCCAATCATCACCACACAGCCGGAGTCCGTCACCGTCTTTAGTGTTGAAGACCTTGTCATGAGCTGTGAAGCCATCGGCAACCCTCCACCCAT TTTCCGATGGACAAAGGAGGGAGAGGAGTTTGACCCAGGCAGTGACCCTGAGCTGAAGGTTTCAGAGAACACTGGCTCATTTGCTTTCTACACGCTGAGTAACACTATGGACACACTGAAGCACTACCAAGGGAGATATGTTTGCTTTGCATCCAATGAGCTTGGTACAGCTGTATCTAATGAGGCCATACTCACCATTGATG TTCTCCCAttgcagcaaaaagaaaaaaaggttaatgtGAAGTCTGAACAGGGAAGCAGTATTGTTCTGAAGTGTAACCCGCCAGAGAGCTCTATGGAGCCTATCATTCACTGGATGGACTGGA GGCTACACCATATCCAGCTTAGTGAACGAGTGGTAGTAGGGAAAGATGGCAATCTTTACTTTGCCCATTTGACAACAGAGGACAGCAGAGATGACTACACCTGCAATGTCCAGTATTTGTCAACCCGCACCATTCTGGCAAAGGAGCCTATCACTCTGACTGTCACCCCCT CCAACTCAGTAGTACGGAACAAGAGGCCCCAGATGATGAGACCTACTGGAAGCCACAGTACTTACCACACCCTCAGGGGCCAAACTGTGGAGCTTGAGTGCATTGTCCAAGGCCT TCCAACTCCTGATGTGTCATGGCATAGAAAGGATGGCGAGCTATCTGAATCTCGGACATCTAAAGACATGTTTGAACGCCGCCTGCGCTTCAACAACATCTCAGAGAATGATGCGGGCGAGTACCAGTGTAAAGCAAACAACTCCCAAGGGAAGATTACCCACACTTACACTGTGATTGTGGAAg CTGCTCCCTACTGGATCAAAGAACCAGTCAGTCAGCTTTATGCTCCAGGTGAGACTGTCAGACTTGACTGCCAGGCAGATGGCATCCCCAGTCCTACCATTAGCTGGACCATCAATGGGATCCCCATTTCAG AAATCGATAAGGACTCTAGACGTACTCTGACAACAAGTGGATCTCTAATCCTCAGTGACGTCAACTTTGGGGACACTGCCATTTACCAGTGCCGGGCGTCCAACAACCATGGAACCATCCTCACCAACACCAATGTCTATGTAGTTG AGCTGCCTCCACAGATCCTTACTGAGGATGGTAATACGTACACATTTACAGAAGGCCAGAAAGCTATGTTAGAGTGTGAGACCTTTGGTTCCCCTAAACCTAAAGTCACATG GGAGAGCAGCAGCACCTCCCCCCTTCTAGCAGATCCAAGAGTTAACCTGCTAACCAATGGTGGGCTTGAGATCTCTAACATCACCCGTGATGATGAGGGCCTCTACACTTGCTCTGTACAGAACGGCAACTTGTCAGTCAGTGCAGAGCTGGAAGTGCTCA ACAGAACCGTTATCCTGTCACCTCCACAAGCTCTGAAGGTGCAGCCTGGAAACACAGCAATCTTCACCTGTCTTGCCCTAGTTGACCCCAAACTTGGCTCTCCACTCATTCAGTGGAGAAAGAACAATCAGAAGCTGTATGAGTCCCACAGTGATGAAAA ATACACATTTGAAGGACCAGACCTGATAATAGCTAATGTGAATCCAGATGATGAAGCGGTGTATACCTGTCAGGTCATCACTAAGCTGGACATGGCTGAAAGTAGTGGCACCCTCATCTTATATG ATCGTCCAGACCCTCCTGTCCGGCTTCAGATCACCGAACCTAAAACTCGTTCAGTGACTCTCAGCTGGACTCCTGGAAATAACCACAACAGCCCTGTGCAAG AGTATGTGGTTGAGTTTGAGGACCAGGACATGAAGGAAAGGGGTTGGGAACAGTTGAAGAGGGTAAGTGGGAACAATGAGCATGCCAGCCTCCCACTATGGCCCTACATGTCCTACCGTTTCCGGGTCAGTGCCATCAATGAAGTAGGCAAGAGTGATCCCAGTAAGTCATCTGAAATCCACAACACACTTGCTGAAG CCCCAGACAATAACCCTGAAGACATTAGGAGTGAGTCCTCAGTCCCAGAAACTCTTGTAATAGCTTGGAAG GAAATGGAGAAACGCAATTTCAATGGACCTGAGTTCAAGTACAAAGTGTTGTGGAGGAGAGTGTTGGGTAGTGGGCCCAACTGGCACACTAACTACACAATGTCACCACCATTCATCGTTGAAGATGTTGGCAACTACTCTGCTTTTGAGATCAAAGTTCAGGCTGTCAATGAGATAGGGGAGGGACCTGAACCAGATCCAGTTATTGGCTACTCAGcagaaaatg TTCCATTGGAGGCTCCGATGGATGTCGGTGTTGAACTAATTAACAGCACTACCATCGAAGTGATCTGGGCACCAATAGAAAGAGAGACGGTCAGAGGACTCCTGCTAGGATATAAG ATTTACTTGACTCGGCTTCGCTCCAGGGGCCACCACAGAGGCCAAAGAGCTATGGACTCAGAAAGCACTGTGGTGGTGGAGACTGGGGCTAATGAGGAGAAAAAAGTAATCAGTGATCTCAGGCCCTACTCCCACTATAGCCTTGCTGTCACTGTATTCAACAGCAAGGGAGAGGGACCTTCCACTGAGCCAATGTCCTTCGACACTGAAGAGGGAG TTCCTGGTCCTCCCATGTCCTTGATGCTTGACAGCCcatcagaaacagaaattacCCTTCGTTGGATGCCTCCTGGCCACCCCAATGGAGTCCTCATTGGATATTTACTGCAGTACCAACAGA ttGTGGAGAGCGATGGGAGCCCCATGCAGGTAGAGACAATAGACGATCCCACAGCCACCCACCTCACCTTGAAGGACCTGGACCGTCACAGCCACTACCGCTTCTACCTGAGGGGGAGAACTGCTGCTGGGGATGGAGAGCCCCTCATGAGGGAGGGTGCCACCACTTTGGATGGCA CACCTCCTGCTAACATCAGCTTGTCTGTCGGGGAAAACTCAGTTAACCTGAGCTGGGTGACCAAGAAGAGACACAGGAATGTTAGCTTCCAGATCCATTACCTCAGAAAGAATG ATGGCAGTAAATGGAAGAAGACTGAGAGGGTGAACTCCTCTCAGTCTTTCTACCAGCTTAAGGGATTGACTCCTGGCTCTCATTATCATTTACGCTTCACCTACAGCAACAACACCTTCTGGGAAACGGACATAGAGACTGAAGGAACAG GAGTGACGGAGGTGCAGCCAAGCTTCGCAACGCAGGGCTGGTTCATCGGTGTTGTCAGTGCCATTGTATTGTTGCTCCTGATACTGCTCATTCTCTGCTTCATAAAGAGGAGTAAAGGGGGGAAGTATTCAG TGAAAGATAAAGAAGAGGGCCCGATGGACTCAGAAGCACGAGCTATGAAGGATGAGACTTTTGGAGCATACAG ATCTCTAGAAAG TGATCTTGAGGAGAAGCGAACAACCAGCCAACCATCTCTGTGTGAGGATAGCAAACTGTGCAGCGTGGACAACCTGGACTTCAACGGCAGCAGTGCCATAACTATGGAGCTCAACATGGATGAGTCTCTGGTCAGCCAGTTCAGTCGGCCCAGCGAGGGACCAGAGGCACTTCATGGCCTGCCAGACAACTCACCGCTCAATCCCACCGCTGTCTCTCCGGCCACCAATGGCATGCCCAACTCAGTCACCATCCTTGAATAA